In Streptomyces qaidamensis, one DNA window encodes the following:
- a CDS encoding peptidoglycan-binding protein gives MEPPNGHPCPECGAPGQRDNTPACACTDRAAEALRDARTTRAAAAEDFDPLRIRPYVEIDPGTPSAPEAQHDQGRPPGPDAPRSDRDGRATPPQSGLSHTDGPTRSAEGVRPPATPTDPAPGLSHTDRSTRPPGDTPPPATPTDPPPGLSHTDRSTRPPGDTAPASKPTDPAEAAPPSAHGDSDGTPGPGDAPHATGTVHAARPDGTRPVGDGAPGRDAAAVDRAALPHTGGSAPGRAAQPPATADLTLPLRPVGPDGPDATVVLRATPATSALPTPLAPAPAEPSITGLRMFDGTVGTPVGAPEGGRSGRRRPRRRSTLLLAAAGACVAVVAAAGYASGLFSYESPSRDTALPDDIRASVPDAPPSSAASTPPKGGASVAPPAPAAPRPAPSRTASPSASPSPSAPSAPASPSQSPSPSASQPSASATGPGQAPSDASRQNKGPAVLRLGDNGPEVTELQLRLRQLYLYDDDTDGSFDDRLEDAVRTYQWSRGIQADDLGVYDRETRARLESETREP, from the coding sequence GTGGAACCGCCCAACGGCCACCCGTGCCCGGAGTGCGGCGCACCCGGACAGCGGGACAACACCCCCGCCTGCGCCTGCACCGACCGGGCCGCCGAGGCCCTCCGCGACGCCCGCACGACCCGGGCGGCGGCCGCGGAGGACTTCGACCCGCTGCGGATCCGCCCGTACGTGGAGATCGACCCGGGGACGCCCTCCGCGCCGGAGGCGCAGCACGACCAGGGGCGTCCGCCGGGGCCGGACGCCCCGCGCTCCGACCGCGACGGGCGGGCCACGCCCCCGCAGTCGGGCCTCTCGCACACCGACGGACCAACGCGGTCAGCCGAGGGCGTCCGGCCCCCGGCGACGCCGACCGACCCGGCCCCGGGCCTCTCACACACCGACAGGTCCACACGGCCCCCGGGCGACACCCCCCCCCCGGCGACGCCGACCGACCCGCCCCCAGGCCTCTCACACACCGACAGGTCCACACGGCCCCCGGGCGACACCGCGCCCGCGTCGAAGCCGACCGACCCGGCCGAGGCCGCCCCGCCCTCCGCCCACGGGGACAGTGACGGGACCCCAGGGCCCGGAGACGCCCCGCACGCAACCGGGACCGTGCACGCGGCACGGCCTGATGGCACACGGCCGGTGGGCGACGGCGCGCCGGGGCGGGACGCGGCGGCCGTCGACCGCGCCGCGCTCCCGCACACCGGGGGCTCAGCCCCCGGGCGTGCCGCTCAGCCGCCCGCCACCGCCGACCTCACCCTGCCCCTGCGGCCGGTCGGGCCGGACGGACCGGACGCGACCGTCGTGCTTCGGGCCACCCCAGCCACCTCGGCGCTTCCGACCCCCTTGGCCCCCGCCCCGGCCGAGCCGAGCATCACCGGCCTGCGGATGTTCGACGGCACCGTGGGGACACCCGTCGGGGCGCCGGAAGGCGGCCGGTCCGGTAGGCGTCGGCCGCGTCGGCGCAGCACTCTGCTCCTCGCCGCCGCCGGCGCCTGCGTCGCTGTCGTCGCGGCGGCCGGGTACGCGAGCGGGCTGTTCTCCTACGAGAGCCCGTCCCGGGACACCGCACTGCCGGACGACATCCGTGCGAGCGTGCCGGACGCCCCGCCGAGCAGCGCCGCCTCCACGCCCCCGAAGGGCGGCGCCTCGGTGGCTCCACCGGCGCCGGCCGCGCCGCGCCCGGCGCCGTCCCGCACCGCGAGCCCGTCCGCCTCGCCGTCGCCGTCCGCGCCGAGCGCCCCGGCGAGCCCGTCGCAGTCGCCCTCCCCGTCGGCATCGCAGCCGTCGGCATCGGCGACCGGCCCCGGGCAGGCGCCTTCGGACGCCTCGCGCCAGAACAAGGGCCCGGCCGTCCTGCGCCTCGGCGACAACGGCCCGGAGGTCACCGAACTCCAGCTCCGTCTGCGGCAGTTGTACCTGTACGACGACGACACCGACGGCAGCTTCGACGACCGGCTGGAGGACGCGGTCCGCACCTACCAGTGGTCCCGCGGCATCCAGGCCGACGACCTCGGCGTCTACGACCGGGAGACCCGGGCGAGGCTGGAGTCGGAAACCCGGGAGCCCTGA
- a CDS encoding helix-turn-helix domain-containing protein → MTHINALDPGASPLDYYGFELRRHREAAGLTQKQLGEILNYTGSLVGQIETARKLPTPEFSERADAALGTDGMFSRLVELVLRSRLPAWFQQVAELQSRAVEICSFEALMVQGLLQTDAYARAVLGVLDTSNLDDRTAVRLARQRIFEKEKPPVFWVILSETALYQQIGGRRTMRGQLAHLLSFVGNPRVNVQILPFSAGAHAGMQGSFDIYRFASDASIVYTEGYGSGHPTANPDTVKDCSLRYDHLQAAALSLRDSAELIRRVMEERYGEQGDSDGDLVA, encoded by the coding sequence GTGACCCACATCAACGCCCTGGACCCGGGTGCGTCGCCGCTCGACTACTACGGTTTCGAGCTGAGGAGACACCGGGAGGCCGCCGGGCTGACACAGAAGCAGCTCGGGGAGATCCTCAACTACACGGGCTCGCTCGTCGGCCAGATCGAGACGGCCAGGAAGCTTCCGACGCCGGAGTTCAGCGAACGGGCGGATGCGGCGCTGGGAACGGACGGTATGTTCTCCCGGCTCGTCGAGTTGGTGTTGCGGAGTCGGCTTCCGGCGTGGTTCCAACAGGTGGCGGAACTCCAATCGCGTGCGGTGGAGATCTGCTCCTTCGAGGCGCTCATGGTGCAGGGCCTCCTTCAGACCGACGCGTACGCACGTGCCGTCCTCGGGGTGCTGGACACGAGCAACCTCGACGACCGCACCGCCGTGCGGCTGGCTCGACAGCGCATCTTCGAGAAGGAGAAGCCACCCGTTTTCTGGGTGATCCTCAGCGAGACCGCTCTGTACCAGCAGATCGGTGGACGGCGAACCATGCGGGGCCAACTGGCGCACTTGTTGTCCTTCGTCGGTAACCCCCGGGTCAACGTCCAAATCTTGCCGTTCTCGGCTGGGGCGCACGCGGGAATGCAGGGCTCGTTCGACATCTACCGCTTCGCAAGCGATGCAAGCATCGTCTATACGGAGGGGTATGGCAGCGGGCATCCCACCGCGAATCCGGACACCGTCAAGGACTGCTCGCTCCGTTACGATCATCTGCAGGCCGCCGCGCTCTCCCTCAGGGATTCGGCGGAGTTGATCCGGCGAGTGATGGAGGAACGCTATGGCGAGCAAGGTGATTCCGACGGGGACCTTGTGGCGTAA
- a CDS encoding GNAT family N-acetyltransferase translates to MTWTVTPEPYDSPVAAALWRAYYTEVSDRWYLLHEGRRTDPAELEREIAAQPGADLAPPDGRLLVARYGGEPAGSAGVRLLDGRTAELKRVFLREPMRGRGGAPLLVGAAEEAARALGATRMILDTRSDLVEARGLYARLGYRETARHNDDPYAEHWFSKELA, encoded by the coding sequence ATGACCTGGACCGTGACTCCGGAACCGTACGACTCCCCCGTCGCCGCCGCTCTGTGGCGGGCGTACTACACCGAGGTCAGCGACCGCTGGTACCTGCTGCACGAAGGGCGCCGGACCGACCCGGCCGAGCTGGAGCGGGAGATCGCCGCCCAGCCGGGGGCCGACCTGGCCCCGCCGGACGGCCGGCTGCTCGTCGCCCGGTACGGCGGCGAGCCGGCCGGCAGCGCGGGCGTACGGCTGCTGGACGGCAGGACCGCCGAGCTCAAGCGGGTGTTCCTGCGCGAGCCGATGCGCGGCAGGGGCGGCGCCCCGCTCCTGGTCGGGGCGGCCGAGGAGGCCGCCCGTGCGCTCGGCGCCACCCGGATGATCCTCGACACCCGCAGCGATCTCGTCGAGGCCCGCGGCCTCTACGCCCGCCTCGGCTACCGGGAGACCGCACGCCACAACGACGACCCGTACGCGGAGCACTGGTTCAGCAAGGAACTGGCCTGA
- a CDS encoding DUF397 domain-containing protein gives MASKVIPTGTLWRKSSYSGDQGGNCLEIAEAPCTVAIRDSKTPAGPILTLDPAAFTTFVNWASTAAE, from the coding sequence ATGGCGAGCAAGGTGATTCCGACGGGGACCTTGTGGCGTAAGTCCAGCTACAGCGGCGACCAGGGCGGCAATTGCCTTGAGATCGCCGAGGCACCCTGCACCGTCGCCATACGCGACTCCAAGACCCCGGCGGGACCGATCCTCACCCTCGATCCCGCCGCCTTCACCACGTTCGTCAACTGGGCGTCTACAGCCGCTGAATGA
- the leuE gene encoding leucine efflux protein LeuE, with amino-acid sequence MLGVENPLTYALGALLIIVLPGPSSLFTLSVAARLGVKAGYRAAAGVFLGETLLMMATAAGLASLLRTNELLFAIVKYAGAGYLTWIAVGMIRAAWAMWRRRDEKRAGDAAAPEPSGGRLFRRSLVITLLNPKAILFFISFFVQFVDPGYAYPGLSFALLALVYQLISIAYVTALILGGTCLATQFRRRRKLSAGLTSGAGALFLGFAAKLATTGN; translated from the coding sequence ATGCTGGGAGTGGAGAACCCGCTGACCTATGCTCTGGGCGCGCTGCTGATCATTGTGCTGCCGGGACCGAGCTCCCTGTTCACGCTGTCGGTCGCCGCACGCCTGGGGGTCAAAGCCGGATATCGCGCCGCGGCAGGTGTGTTCCTGGGCGAGACCCTGCTCATGATGGCGACGGCGGCCGGACTCGCCTCGCTGCTTCGGACCAATGAGCTGCTGTTCGCCATCGTGAAATACGCCGGGGCCGGCTATCTGACCTGGATCGCCGTGGGCATGATCCGGGCAGCATGGGCGATGTGGCGACGCCGCGACGAGAAGCGCGCAGGGGACGCGGCAGCCCCGGAGCCGTCGGGCGGGCGGCTGTTCCGGCGCTCGCTGGTGATCACCCTTCTCAACCCGAAGGCGATCCTGTTCTTCATCTCGTTCTTCGTGCAGTTCGTCGACCCCGGCTACGCCTACCCGGGATTGTCCTTCGCCCTGCTCGCACTCGTCTACCAGCTCATCAGCATTGCGTACGTGACCGCGCTGATCCTCGGCGGTACCTGTCTCGCCACGCAGTTCCGCCGCCGCCGCAAGCTCTCTGCGGGCCTGACGTCGGGGGCGGGAGCTCTGTTCCTCGGCTTCGCGGCGAAACTGGCCACGACAGGCAACTGA
- a CDS encoding O-methyltransferase translates to MSESHVWDEVDTYFTTHLAPDDEALAAALRDSDAAGLPHINVAGNQGKLLQLLAQIQGARHILEIGTLGGYSTIWLGRALPADGRLVSLEYDPRHAEVAVRNIARAGLDKLVEVRVGPALESLPKLADENPPPFDLVFIDADKANNPHYVEWAIRLTRTGSLIVLDNVVRGGRVVDADSTAPDVTGTRTAIELIAAHPRLSGTAIQTVGMKGYDGFALARVLA, encoded by the coding sequence ATGAGCGAGTCGCACGTCTGGGACGAGGTCGACACCTACTTCACCACCCACCTCGCCCCGGATGACGAAGCCCTGGCGGCCGCCCTGCGCGACAGCGACGCCGCCGGGCTTCCGCACATCAACGTCGCGGGCAACCAGGGCAAGCTCCTCCAGCTCCTCGCCCAGATCCAGGGCGCCCGCCACATCCTGGAGATCGGCACGCTCGGCGGCTACAGCACCATCTGGCTGGGCCGCGCCCTGCCCGCCGACGGGCGCCTGGTCTCCCTGGAGTACGACCCGCGGCACGCCGAGGTCGCCGTCCGCAACATCGCCCGCGCCGGCCTGGACAAGCTGGTCGAGGTGCGGGTCGGCCCGGCCCTGGAGTCGCTGCCCAAGCTGGCCGACGAGAACCCGCCCCCGTTCGACCTGGTCTTCATCGACGCCGACAAGGCCAACAACCCGCACTACGTGGAGTGGGCGATCAGGCTCACCCGCACGGGCAGCCTGATCGTCCTCGACAACGTCGTACGGGGCGGCCGGGTCGTCGACGCGGACAGCACCGCCCCGGACGTGACGGGCACCCGTACCGCGATCGAACTGATCGCCGCCCACCCGAGGCTGAGCGGCACCGCGATCCAGACGGTGGGCATGAAGGGCTACGACGGGTTCGCGCTGGCGCGCGTGCTGGCGTGA
- the cpt gene encoding chloramphenicol phosphotransferase CPT → MTTQVIVVNGGSSSGKSGIVRCLQEVLPGAWMAFGVDSFVEALPAKLQGSEGGITFAADDGVSVGAQFRALEAAWTEGIAAMARAGAGIIVDDVFLGGAASRQRWEKTLAGLTVLWVGVRCDAEVAAGREIARGNRVKGMAASQALVVHEGLSYDVEVDTTHTESLECAHVIAAHVTGAPSRPE, encoded by the coding sequence GTGACTACCCAGGTGATCGTTGTCAACGGCGGTTCGAGCTCGGGCAAGTCGGGGATCGTCCGGTGCCTGCAAGAGGTCCTGCCGGGTGCGTGGATGGCCTTCGGCGTCGACTCGTTCGTCGAGGCGCTGCCCGCGAAGCTGCAGGGCTCGGAGGGCGGGATCACGTTCGCGGCGGACGACGGCGTGAGCGTCGGCGCGCAGTTCCGGGCTCTGGAGGCGGCCTGGACCGAGGGCATCGCCGCCATGGCCCGGGCCGGCGCCGGGATCATCGTCGACGACGTCTTCCTCGGCGGCGCGGCGTCCCGGCAGCGGTGGGAGAAGACTCTCGCCGGACTCACCGTGCTGTGGGTCGGCGTCCGGTGCGACGCCGAGGTCGCCGCGGGCCGCGAGATCGCCCGGGGGAACCGGGTCAAGGGCATGGCCGCGTCACAGGCGCTGGTCGTGCACGAGGGTCTGAGCTACGACGTGGAGGTGGACACGACGCACACCGAGTCACTGGAGTGCGCGCACGTCATCGCCGCCCACGTGACGGGCGCACCTTCGCGGCCCGAGTGA
- a CDS encoding DUF1992 domain-containing protein has protein sequence MTERKPPGVDFESWVDKQIRDAETRGEFDRLPGAGEPLPREIESTYDELWWVKRKMAREGFSVLPPALALRKEAEDALEAALAAPSERIVRKIIDEVNAKIRDMMFKPPPGPPLGKKPYDVEDVVRQWRERRADR, from the coding sequence ATGACCGAGCGAAAGCCACCGGGCGTCGACTTCGAGTCCTGGGTCGACAAGCAGATCCGTGACGCGGAGACACGCGGGGAGTTCGACCGGCTGCCGGGCGCGGGCGAACCGCTCCCCCGCGAGATCGAGAGCACCTACGACGAACTGTGGTGGGTCAAGCGGAAGATGGCCCGCGAGGGCTTCTCCGTCCTGCCGCCGGCGCTGGCCCTGCGCAAGGAGGCGGAGGACGCGCTGGAGGCCGCGCTCGCAGCCCCCTCGGAGCGGATCGTCCGGAAGATCATCGACGAGGTCAACGCCAAGATCCGCGACATGATGTTCAAGCCGCCGCCCGGCCCCCCGCTGGGAAAGAAGCCGTACGACGTCGAGGACGTCGTACGGCAGTGGCGGGAGCGCCGGGCGGACCGGTGA
- a CDS encoding bifunctional glycosyltransferase 87/phosphatase PAP2 family protein codes for MANADHGGRPAKGFGATATGGAHPRLRAARLGLWLIAAVLAARQLAVVLATPRGERLTDLETWVGPNGVLHLNGSLYASTRFTGTPFGGLALKPLTRSAEQALGWGWTFGTLLLVVALGLIAARALPPPVGRRTALLAAPVAVSLLMLSLPVRNTLWLGQTSIIPVLLVLLGCFTARGQRTSGLLIGVAAALQPTLLLFTPLLWCTGRRRAALATGVTFAACTGLAWAAMPADSHRYWVHHMAGVGLGGPADGLANQSLHGALLRLGLTGPLEVALFLTLGAAVAVLALRRAVRCFRDGQLLLAVAITGCAAIAVSPTAWQHQLLWVLLTVVGRVGRRASDRYVWPVAVVVVMTLPATMILPNLASLNPVRDNVVLLAALAAATAVPFLPRTSPYYRAPLPVAYAPPAPARLRHLPLLPALRRVLTRPNLLLELLLLRVTYAAYSQVRLAATGGSNSAGRAEAEEHGMQIYDLERTLRLDIEQRLNHTVVGIGWLREFLDQYYTSFHFVVPLAVLAVLYWRRPGDYRWARSALGFTTLLALVGFWLYPLAPPRLMPTLGFIDTVHGTQDFSQPDYGTLTALTNQYAAMPSLHFGWSLWCGVVIAVLASRWWMKALGLLHPLLTGVSIVATANHWVLDAAGGAVVVAAGFGLTCLLQGPRTHTAAAAARFGSGSTDRRRDRTPS; via the coding sequence GTGGCGAATGCGGATCACGGCGGACGACCGGCGAAAGGCTTCGGAGCGACGGCCACCGGTGGGGCCCACCCACGCCTGCGCGCCGCCCGCCTCGGGCTGTGGCTGATCGCCGCCGTCCTCGCCGCCCGGCAGCTGGCCGTGGTCCTCGCCACCCCGCGCGGCGAGCGGCTGACGGACCTGGAGACCTGGGTCGGACCGAACGGCGTCCTGCATCTGAACGGCTCGCTCTACGCCTCGACCCGCTTCACCGGCACCCCGTTCGGCGGACTCGCCCTCAAGCCGCTCACCCGTTCGGCCGAACAGGCCCTCGGCTGGGGCTGGACCTTCGGCACGCTGCTGCTCGTCGTCGCCCTGGGCCTGATCGCCGCCCGCGCCCTGCCCCCGCCGGTCGGCCGCCGCACGGCACTGCTGGCCGCGCCGGTCGCCGTCAGCCTGCTGATGCTGTCCCTGCCCGTCCGCAACACCCTCTGGCTCGGCCAGACCAGCATCATCCCGGTCCTGCTCGTCCTGCTCGGCTGCTTCACCGCCCGCGGCCAGCGCACCAGCGGCCTGCTCATCGGCGTCGCCGCGGCGCTCCAGCCCACCCTGCTGCTGTTCACGCCCCTGCTGTGGTGCACCGGCCGCAGACGCGCCGCGCTCGCCACCGGCGTCACCTTCGCCGCCTGCACCGGCCTCGCCTGGGCGGCGATGCCGGCCGACTCCCACCGCTACTGGGTCCACCACATGGCCGGCGTCGGCCTCGGCGGCCCGGCCGACGGCCTCGCCAACCAGTCCCTGCACGGCGCCCTCCTCCGGCTCGGCCTGACCGGCCCCCTGGAGGTCGCGCTCTTCCTGACGCTCGGCGCGGCCGTCGCCGTCCTGGCCCTGCGCCGCGCCGTGCGCTGCTTCCGCGACGGCCAGCTCCTCCTCGCCGTCGCCATCACCGGCTGCGCCGCGATCGCCGTCTCGCCCACGGCCTGGCAGCACCAGCTGCTGTGGGTGCTGCTCACGGTCGTCGGCCGGGTCGGCAGACGCGCCTCCGACCGGTACGTGTGGCCGGTCGCCGTCGTCGTGGTCATGACCCTGCCGGCCACGATGATCCTGCCGAACCTGGCGTCCCTGAACCCCGTGCGGGACAACGTCGTCCTGCTGGCCGCGCTCGCCGCCGCCACCGCCGTGCCGTTCCTGCCCCGCACCTCGCCGTACTACCGGGCGCCGCTGCCGGTCGCGTACGCGCCCCCCGCCCCCGCCCGCCTCCGGCACCTGCCGCTGCTGCCGGCCCTGCGCCGCGTCCTCACCCGGCCCAACCTCCTCCTGGAGCTGCTCCTCCTCCGGGTCACCTACGCCGCCTACTCCCAGGTCCGGCTCGCCGCCACGGGCGGCAGCAACTCGGCCGGGCGCGCCGAGGCCGAGGAACACGGCATGCAGATCTACGACCTGGAGCGCACCCTGCGGCTGGACATCGAACAACGGCTCAACCACACCGTCGTCGGGATCGGCTGGCTGCGGGAGTTCCTCGACCAGTACTACACGTCGTTCCACTTCGTGGTGCCGCTGGCCGTTCTCGCGGTCCTCTACTGGCGCCGTCCCGGCGACTACCGCTGGGCCCGCTCCGCCCTGGGCTTCACCACCCTGCTCGCCCTGGTCGGCTTCTGGCTCTACCCGCTGGCCCCGCCCCGGCTGATGCCGACGCTCGGCTTCATCGACACCGTGCACGGCACGCAGGACTTCTCCCAGCCCGACTACGGCACGCTCACCGCCCTCACCAACCAGTACGCGGCCATGCCGTCCCTGCACTTCGGCTGGTCGCTGTGGTGCGGGGTCGTGATCGCCGTCCTGGCGTCACGGTGGTGGATGAAGGCGCTGGGCCTGCTGCATCCGCTGCTCACCGGAGTCTCGATCGTCGCGACGGCGAACCACTGGGTGCTGGACGCGGCCGGGGGAGCGGTGGTGGTGGCGGCGGGGTTCGGACTCACCTGCCTCCTCCAGGGCCCGCGGACGCACACTGCGGCTGCGGCCGCCCGCTTCGGCAGCGGGAGTACGGACCGGCGGAGAGACCGCACCCCGAGTTGA
- a CDS encoding ATP-binding protein, giving the protein MNEYFPARYSMRLTVGEHAPRHIRRIVRSFLEEWRMPELPDAVELGVTELLANVVRHVPDRRCALLLLRQRTGVRVEVTDGSDELPCTPDELDAEAETGRGLLLLDAMADKWGVSLWSGGGKTVWFECAADCTRKRHAASMP; this is encoded by the coding sequence GTGAACGAATACTTTCCCGCCCGGTACTCGATGCGTCTCACCGTCGGTGAACACGCCCCCCGCCACATCCGCCGTATCGTCCGCTCCTTCCTCGAAGAGTGGCGCATGCCCGAGCTGCCGGATGCCGTGGAGCTGGGCGTGACGGAGCTGCTCGCCAACGTCGTACGGCACGTCCCGGACCGCCGCTGCGCGCTGCTGTTGCTGCGGCAGCGCACCGGCGTACGGGTGGAGGTCACGGACGGCAGCGATGAACTGCCCTGCACACCGGATGAGTTGGACGCCGAGGCCGAGACCGGCCGGGGGCTGCTCCTGCTCGACGCGATGGCCGACAAGTGGGGCGTGTCGCTGTGGTCCGGGGGCGGGAAGACCGTGTGGTTCGAATGCGCAGCCGACTGCACCCGGAAGCGGCACGCCGCTTCGATGCCTTGA
- the proP gene encoding glycine betaine/L-proline transporter ProP, whose translation MSTASVVAPASLVKTRKAKAPDPTVTDPALVKRAVKAAALGNAMEWFDFGVYSYIAVTLGKVFFPSGNPTAQLLSTFGAFAAAFLVRPLGGMVFGPLGDRVGRQKVLALTMIMMAAGTFAIGLIPSYATIGVGAPILLLVARLVQGFSTGGEYAGASTFIAEYAPDKRRGFLGSWLEFGTLAGYIAGAGLVTIMTALLSADDLTSWGWRIPFLIAGPMGLIGLYLRLRLEETPAFAAEAEKAEDNRPKTPLREMVAGQWRALLLCVGLVLVFNVTDYMLLSYMPSYLTGQLHYDETHGLLVVLGVMAVMMIAQPFMGALTDRVGRRPVIATGCAGFLLLSVPALLLIREGSLLAVALGMGALGMLLVCFTASMPSALPALFPTKVRYGSLSIGFNVSVSLFGGTTPLVVTALIGATGNMMMPAYYMMAAAVIGGFAVWRMAESAGRPLPGSAPSVAGRHAE comes from the coding sequence TTGTCGACTGCCTCAGTCGTCGCCCCCGCGTCCCTCGTGAAGACCCGCAAGGCGAAGGCCCCCGACCCGACCGTCACCGACCCCGCGCTCGTCAAGCGCGCCGTGAAGGCGGCCGCGCTGGGCAACGCGATGGAGTGGTTCGACTTCGGCGTCTACAGCTACATCGCGGTCACGCTGGGCAAGGTCTTCTTCCCCTCCGGCAACCCCACCGCCCAGCTGCTGTCCACGTTCGGCGCCTTCGCCGCGGCCTTCCTGGTCCGCCCGCTCGGCGGCATGGTCTTCGGCCCGCTCGGCGACCGCGTCGGCCGCCAGAAGGTGCTCGCCCTCACCATGATCATGATGGCCGCGGGCACCTTCGCGATCGGCCTGATCCCGTCGTACGCGACGATCGGCGTCGGCGCGCCGATCCTGCTGCTGGTGGCCCGCCTGGTGCAGGGCTTCTCCACCGGCGGCGAGTACGCGGGCGCCTCCACGTTCATCGCCGAGTACGCCCCCGACAAGCGGCGCGGCTTCCTCGGCAGCTGGCTGGAGTTCGGCACGCTCGCCGGCTACATCGCCGGCGCGGGCCTGGTCACGATCATGACCGCTCTGCTCTCCGCCGACGACCTGACCTCCTGGGGCTGGCGCATCCCGTTCCTGATCGCGGGCCCCATGGGCCTCATCGGCCTCTACCTGCGGCTGCGCCTGGAGGAGACCCCGGCGTTCGCGGCCGAGGCGGAGAAGGCCGAGGACAACCGCCCGAAGACTCCGCTGCGCGAGATGGTCGCGGGCCAATGGCGCGCGCTGCTGCTCTGCGTCGGCCTGGTCCTGGTCTTCAACGTCACCGACTACATGCTGCTGTCGTACATGCCGAGCTACCTGACCGGTCAGCTCCACTACGACGAGACGCACGGTCTGCTGGTCGTCCTCGGCGTGATGGCCGTGATGATGATCGCCCAGCCGTTCATGGGCGCGCTGACCGACCGTGTCGGCCGCCGCCCGGTGATCGCCACCGGCTGCGCGGGTTTCCTGCTGCTGTCCGTCCCGGCTCTGCTGCTGATCCGCGAGGGCAGCCTGCTCGCGGTCGCGCTCGGCATGGGCGCCCTGGGCATGCTGCTGGTCTGCTTCACGGCGTCGATGCCCTCGGCACTCCCGGCGCTGTTCCCGACGAAGGTCCGCTACGGCTCCCTGTCGATCGGCTTCAACGTCTCGGTGTCCCTGTTCGGCGGCACGACCCCGCTGGTGGTCACGGCTCTGATCGGCGCCACCGGGAACATGATGATGCCCGCGTACTACATGATGGCCGCGGCCGTGATCGGCGGTTTCGCCGTGTGGCGCATGGCGGAGTCGGCGGGGCGTCCGCTGCCCGGCTCGGCGCCCTCCGTGGCGGGTCGACACGCCGAGTGA